AAAATAATTTTGAAAGGAAATTTATATGAAAACACGTAAACTTGGAAACAGTAATATTGAAGTATCTTCTATTGGTCTTGGCTGTATGGGGTTTACCCAGAGCTATCCCCCATTTCCAGAAAAAAGTGATGGAATTGCAACAATTCGTAAAGCTGTAGAACTAGGTGTAACCTTTTTCGACACTGCGGAAGTGTACGGACCATTCACGAATGAAGAACTGGTTGGTGAGGCCTTAGAACCATATCGTAATGATGTGTTAATTGCTACTAAATTCGGTTTTAACTTCAACAAAAACAGACTTGATAGCACAGGAAAAACTGCCACACTTGACAGCTCTCCAGAAACTATCCGCCATGCCGTGGAGGGCAGTCTGAAACGCCTTCGTACTGACCATATTGATTTGTATTATCAGCATCGTGTGGACCCAGATATACCTATCGAAGAAGTGGCAGACTGTATCTCTAAGCTGATAAAAGAAGGAAAAGTGTTGCGGTGGGGACTATCTGAGCCTGCTGTAAAAACAGTACGTCGTGCCCATGCAGTATGTCCAGTCACAGCTATACAGAGCGAATATTCTATGTTTTACAGAAAAGTAGAGTCAGAAATGCTTCCAGCTTTGGAAGCATTAGGAATCGCTTTTGTCCCTTTTAGTCCTTTAGGAAAAGGAATTCTTACAGGCAATGTTAAAGCAAATGATACATTTGCAGCCAATGATGTTAGAAGTACAATACCTCGATTCAATGACCAAGTCAATTTAAAGAAAAACATTGCT
This window of the Clostridium estertheticum genome carries:
- a CDS encoding aldo/keto reductase, which gives rise to MKTRKLGNSNIEVSSIGLGCMGFTQSYPPFPEKSDGIATIRKAVELGVTFFDTAEVYGPFTNEELVGEALEPYRNDVLIATKFGFNFNKNRLDSTGKTATLDSSPETIRHAVEGSLKRLRTDHIDLYYQHRVDPDIPIEEVADCISKLIKEGKVLRWGLSEPAVKTVRRAHAVCPVTAIQSEYSMFYRKVESEMLPALEALGIAFVPFSPLGKGILTGNVKANDTFAANDVRSTIPRFNDQVNLKKNIAMADYVTELAKNKGTTPAGIALGWLLAQKPFIVPIPGSKKVSRIEENLGSAEVTFTADELSSIRKNLESIEIVGERYPENQEILTGK